One part of the Streptomyces lienomycini genome encodes these proteins:
- a CDS encoding TetR/AcrR family transcriptional regulator: MAEGLRERKKRQTRQYISDVATGLFLERGFEAVTVAEVADASDVSVNTVYNYFPAKEDLFLDRSKGVVDRLSRWVRGRGEGESAARAVLRELREEVESVSPRIGLMDGYARFMGVIHSSPALRSRLWAIGQEVQDNLERTLREETGAPDDDPVPSLMAGQVNWLHGTVMAAIGRRLMAGGKPAEVSRDILVLLDEMEELLSEKVLNYAVRGAE, translated from the coding sequence ATGGCCGAGGGACTCAGGGAACGGAAGAAGCGGCAGACCCGGCAGTACATCTCGGATGTCGCCACCGGGCTGTTCCTGGAGCGCGGCTTCGAGGCCGTGACGGTGGCGGAGGTGGCGGACGCCTCGGACGTCTCCGTCAACACCGTGTACAACTACTTCCCGGCCAAGGAGGACCTGTTCCTCGACCGCTCCAAGGGGGTCGTCGACCGGCTGTCGCGCTGGGTGCGCGGACGGGGCGAGGGGGAGTCGGCCGCTCGGGCCGTGCTGCGGGAACTGCGCGAGGAGGTCGAGTCGGTTTCGCCCCGGATCGGCCTCATGGACGGATACGCGCGCTTCATGGGAGTCATCCACTCCTCGCCCGCGCTGCGTTCCCGGCTCTGGGCGATCGGCCAGGAGGTGCAGGACAACCTCGAGCGCACCCTGCGCGAGGAGACCGGCGCCCCGGACGACGACCCCGTCCCCTCGCTGATGGCCGGTCAGGTCAACTGGCTGCACGGCACGGTGATGGCGGCCATCGGCCGCCGCCTGATGGCCGGCGGGAAACCCGCCGAGGTGTCCCGCGACATCCTCGTGCTGCTGGACGAGATGGAGGAGCTGTTGAGCGAGAAGGTGCTCAACTACGCCGTACGGGGCGCGGAGTGA
- a CDS encoding 3-hydroxyacyl-CoA dehydrogenase family protein translates to MARKLAVIGAGLMGSGIAQVSAQAGWDVVLRDVTDEALRRGTDGIKASYDKFVAKGKLTADDAGAALARITATTDLDAAADADVVVEAVFEKLEVKHEIFRTLDKLVKDGAILASNTSAIPITKIAAVTERPERVVGTHFFSPVPMMRLCELVRGYKTSDETLATAREFAESTGKTCIVVNRDVAGFVTTRLISALVVEAAKLYESGVATAEDIDLACKLGFGHAMGPLATADLTGVDILLHATGNIYTESQDEKFAPPELMRRMVDAGDIGRKSGQGFYKH, encoded by the coding sequence GTGGCACGGAAGCTCGCCGTCATCGGAGCCGGTCTCATGGGGTCCGGCATCGCCCAGGTCTCCGCGCAGGCGGGCTGGGACGTCGTCCTGAGGGACGTCACCGACGAGGCGCTGCGGCGCGGGACCGACGGCATCAAGGCCTCCTACGACAAGTTCGTCGCCAAGGGGAAGCTCACCGCCGACGACGCCGGGGCCGCCCTCGCGCGCATCACCGCGACCACCGACCTGGACGCCGCCGCCGACGCGGACGTCGTCGTCGAGGCCGTCTTCGAGAAGCTCGAGGTCAAGCACGAGATCTTCCGTACCCTGGACAAGCTGGTGAAGGACGGGGCGATCCTCGCGTCCAACACCTCCGCCATCCCGATCACCAAGATCGCGGCCGTGACGGAGCGCCCCGAGCGGGTCGTCGGCACCCACTTCTTCTCGCCGGTCCCGATGATGCGGCTGTGCGAGCTGGTGCGCGGCTACAAGACCAGCGACGAAACGCTCGCCACCGCACGGGAGTTCGCCGAGTCCACCGGCAAGACCTGCATCGTCGTCAACCGCGACGTCGCCGGATTCGTGACCACCCGGCTCATCTCCGCCCTCGTCGTCGAGGCCGCGAAGCTGTACGAGTCGGGCGTCGCCACCGCCGAGGACATCGACCTCGCCTGCAAGCTGGGCTTCGGCCACGCGATGGGACCGCTGGCCACCGCCGACCTGACCGGCGTCGACATCCTGCTGCACGCCACGGGCAACATCTACACCGAGTCCCAGGACGAGAAGTTCGCCCCGCCGGAGCTGATGCGCCGGATGGTGGACGCCGGTGACATCGGCCGCAAGAGCGGGCAGGGCTTCTACAAGCACTGA
- a CDS encoding STAS domain-containing protein has product MHIRGDHVELVVGGRLDVRSAADARTVLHSAVDDGVGDLVLDLSELDSWDATGLGVIMGAHRRAGRCGRRLVLRDVPPQMQRLLVATRLHRILAIEGGIGVETLPRV; this is encoded by the coding sequence ATGCACATCAGGGGCGACCACGTCGAGCTGGTCGTCGGGGGCCGCCTCGACGTCCGCAGCGCGGCGGACGCCCGTACGGTCCTGCACTCGGCCGTCGACGACGGAGTCGGCGACCTGGTGCTCGACCTGTCAGAGCTCGACTCCTGGGACGCCACCGGACTCGGCGTGATCATGGGGGCCCACCGGAGGGCCGGCCGCTGCGGCCGGCGCCTGGTGCTGCGCGACGTACCGCCGCAGATGCAGCGCCTGCTGGTGGCCACCCGACTGCACCGGATCCTCGCCATCGAGGGCGGCATCGGCGTGGAGACCCTGCCCAGAGTGTGA
- a CDS encoding ATP-binding protein: protein MDPNSRGPEEYGQDANHQASRPRPSRDPLTSDFGQPAPALARTVQLVSGDFLLTVNPVDGSEIEVCPPAERPARPDKLTAAERAEAERAARPPVPPGPVRTVLGLLAREDERERLVRLLARGRSVRLTGPAGSGRTSLLDVVAEDCAGLAPDGVVRLNGFHRTADDLLHDLFYAVHGAPLHRPGREELLGHLREVGAVVVLDDVEFGGTALDELLDATPECAFVLGTTPDVPAPSADSAVEEVFLTGLDRADGVELLERAAGRSLTEEEANWAGDLWFESEGLPLRFVQAGALLRRRDRQRAGADAVDEFGVFADARPADDTPYDADEADEVPLPSLGEAAAPAPLLASRLSASARATLEFAVALGGEVPHQAHLPALVGDTHADAALGELADCGLVSPVGSRYRLAAGVLTQLESAGYADDVRERASSAAQHYAWWAGHPSVTPERVCAEADAVLAALAVLVPATIPTARDEESPAVQLARTAAPAFAAGLHWSAWQRALRSGTEASRLAGDVAEQAYFHHELGILALCEGRLDRARAELEASIGLRGALSDKRGAVAGRRALALVADRSGDTPGLGSGAGAFAGAFGGAGAVAGFGVAGAGLGPTAGEEVPDARNEESVSPSAGVPAPFPPLQPPPQSPTLVTRREPDEEQTRTVGSGIKGFARRNLVAAGAGALLVAVLGTVVTLGATSENDAGDPSNDVGVNPSASQGIDDGDLDADRPSDDGRGQGATGRPSDSATPGTSGAPTPTESGRPSDGPSSSSGSTDPGDDESPDDPGSPDEPSKSPSSPPTTPTTPPQTSSEPPPSPTTSEPTDPEPSDDTPTGTTSPDTSTSAGDTVMPTAASSPVGTPTATRSSTGADTGGATGEDPATDQII from the coding sequence ATGGACCCGAACAGCCGGGGACCCGAGGAGTACGGCCAGGACGCCAACCACCAGGCGTCGCGCCCGCGCCCGTCCAGGGATCCGCTCACCTCCGACTTCGGACAGCCCGCGCCCGCGCTCGCACGCACCGTGCAACTGGTGTCCGGCGACTTCCTGCTGACCGTCAACCCCGTCGACGGCAGCGAGATCGAGGTCTGCCCGCCCGCGGAGCGGCCCGCGCGGCCCGACAAGCTCACCGCGGCCGAACGCGCCGAGGCGGAGCGCGCCGCCCGGCCGCCCGTCCCGCCCGGACCGGTCCGGACGGTGCTCGGCCTGCTGGCCCGCGAGGACGAACGCGAACGCCTGGTGCGGCTGCTCGCCCGCGGCCGCTCCGTCCGCCTCACCGGCCCCGCCGGCTCCGGCCGCACCAGCCTCCTCGACGTCGTCGCCGAGGACTGCGCGGGCCTCGCACCCGACGGCGTCGTCCGGCTCAACGGCTTCCACCGCACCGCCGACGACCTGCTCCACGACCTCTTCTACGCCGTCCACGGCGCCCCCCTGCACCGTCCGGGCCGGGAGGAACTCCTCGGGCACCTGCGGGAGGTCGGCGCGGTCGTCGTCCTGGACGACGTCGAGTTCGGCGGCACCGCCCTCGACGAACTCCTCGACGCCACCCCCGAGTGCGCCTTCGTCCTCGGCACCACCCCCGACGTGCCCGCCCCCTCCGCCGACTCGGCCGTCGAGGAGGTCTTCCTCACCGGCCTGGACCGCGCGGACGGCGTGGAACTCCTCGAGCGCGCCGCCGGCCGGTCCCTCACCGAGGAGGAGGCCAACTGGGCCGGGGACCTCTGGTTCGAGTCCGAGGGCCTGCCGCTGCGCTTCGTCCAGGCCGGTGCCCTGCTGCGGCGCCGCGACCGCCAGCGGGCCGGCGCCGACGCCGTCGACGAGTTCGGCGTCTTCGCCGACGCCCGACCCGCCGACGACACGCCCTACGACGCCGACGAGGCCGACGAGGTGCCCCTGCCGTCCCTCGGCGAGGCCGCCGCGCCCGCGCCGCTGCTCGCCTCGCGGCTCAGCGCCTCCGCCCGCGCCACCCTGGAGTTCGCCGTCGCGCTCGGCGGCGAGGTGCCGCACCAGGCGCACCTGCCCGCCCTGGTCGGCGACACCCACGCCGACGCCGCCCTCGGCGAGTTGGCCGACTGCGGACTGGTCTCCCCGGTCGGCTCCCGCTACCGCCTGGCCGCCGGGGTCCTCACCCAGCTGGAGAGCGCCGGCTACGCCGACGACGTACGGGAGCGGGCGTCGTCCGCCGCGCAGCACTACGCCTGGTGGGCCGGACACCCCTCGGTCACCCCGGAGCGGGTCTGCGCGGAGGCCGACGCCGTACTCGCCGCCCTCGCCGTGCTGGTCCCGGCGACGATCCCGACCGCCCGGGACGAGGAGAGCCCGGCCGTCCAGCTCGCCCGCACCGCGGCGCCCGCGTTCGCCGCCGGGCTGCACTGGAGCGCCTGGCAGCGGGCGCTGCGCTCCGGCACCGAGGCCTCCCGGCTCGCCGGTGACGTCGCCGAACAGGCCTACTTCCACCACGAACTCGGCATCCTCGCGCTGTGCGAGGGCCGGCTGGACCGGGCGCGCGCCGAACTGGAGGCCTCCATCGGGCTGCGCGGCGCGCTCTCCGACAAGCGCGGCGCGGTGGCCGGCCGCCGCGCCCTCGCCCTGGTCGCCGACCGGTCCGGGGACACGCCCGGCCTGGGCAGCGGCGCCGGTGCGTTCGCCGGTGCGTTCGGCGGGGCGGGTGCCGTCGCCGGATTCGGCGTCGCGGGCGCCGGCCTCGGCCCCACGGCGGGGGAGGAGGTGCCCGACGCCCGCAACGAGGAGTCGGTGTCGCCGTCCGCGGGCGTTCCCGCGCCCTTCCCGCCGCTCCAGCCGCCTCCGCAGTCCCCCACCCTCGTCACCCGCCGCGAGCCGGACGAGGAGCAGACCCGCACGGTCGGCAGCGGCATCAAGGGCTTCGCGCGACGCAACCTGGTGGCCGCCGGAGCGGGCGCGCTTCTCGTCGCCGTGCTCGGCACGGTGGTGACCCTCGGAGCCACGTCCGAGAACGACGCGGGCGACCCCTCCAACGACGTCGGCGTCAACCCCTCGGCCAGCCAGGGCATCGACGACGGCGACCTGGACGCGGACCGGCCCTCCGACGACGGCCGGGGACAGGGCGCGACCGGCCGCCCGAGCGACTCCGCGACGCCCGGCACGTCGGGCGCCCCGACGCCCACGGAGTCGGGGCGGCCCTCGGACGGACCGAGCAGTTCGAGCGGCAGCACGGACCCCGGCGACGACGAGAGCCCGGACGACCCGGGCTCGCCGGACGAGCCGAGCAAGTCGCCCAGTTCGCCGCCGACCACCCCCACTACCCCGCCGCAGACCTCCAGCGAGCCGCCCCCCAGCCCCACGACCAGCGAACCCACCGACCCCGAGCCGTCGGACGACACGCCGACCGGGACCACGTCCCCGGACACGTCCACCAGCGCCGGCGACACCGTCATGCCCACCGCGGCCAGTTCACCCGTCGGCACCCCCACCGCCACGCGGAGCAGCACGGGCGCCGACACCGGTGGTGCCACCGGCGAGGACCCGGCGACGGATCAGATCATCTGA
- the nucS gene encoding endonuclease NucS, translating into MRLVIARCSVDYAGRLTAHLPSAPRLILVKADGSVSIHADDRAYKPLNWMSPPCSLKEGTGEEEGVWTVVNKAGEKLIITMEEILHDSSHELGVDPGLIKDGVEAHLQELLADRIETLGEGYTLVRREYMTAIGPVDILCRDAQGGTVAVEIKRRGEIDGVEQLTRYLELLNRDPHLAPVRGVFAAQEIKPQARVLATDRGIGCQVLDYNALRGIEDDKLRLF; encoded by the coding sequence ATGCGTCTCGTCATTGCCCGCTGCTCCGTCGACTACGCCGGACGGCTCACCGCCCACCTGCCCTCGGCCCCCCGGCTGATCCTGGTCAAGGCGGACGGCAGCGTCTCGATCCACGCCGACGACCGGGCCTACAAGCCCCTCAACTGGATGTCGCCGCCCTGCTCCCTGAAGGAGGGCACGGGCGAGGAGGAGGGCGTCTGGACCGTCGTCAACAAGGCGGGCGAGAAGCTCATCATCACGATGGAGGAGATCCTCCACGACTCCTCGCACGAGCTGGGCGTCGATCCGGGTCTGATCAAGGACGGCGTGGAAGCGCACCTCCAGGAGCTGCTCGCCGACCGCATCGAGACGCTGGGCGAGGGCTACACGCTCGTCCGCCGCGAGTACATGACCGCCATCGGCCCGGTGGACATCCTGTGCCGGGACGCCCAGGGCGGGACCGTCGCGGTGGAGATCAAGCGGCGCGGCGAGATCGACGGCGTCGAGCAGCTCACCCGCTACCTGGAGCTGCTGAACCGCGATCCGCATCTCGCCCCGGTGCGGGGTGTCTTCGCCGCGCAGGAGATCAAGCCGCAGGCGCGCGTGCTGGCCACGGACCGCGGGATCGGCTGCCAGGTGCTGGACTACAACGCGCTGCGGGGCATCGAGGACGACAAGCTGCGGTTGTTCTGA
- a CDS encoding SCO5389 family protein, giving the protein MSLDVSPALLEQAERGEVDEAAFVDCVRTSLPYAWEMVSSLVAQLKVDGGAFADNQTPPPDEQARGQLLRALASDAIRGALQRHFGVRLAFQNCHRVAVFPLDSSVDEKLTRFTSVRSQVLNQSPEFRDC; this is encoded by the coding sequence ATGTCGCTCGACGTCTCACCGGCCCTACTCGAACAGGCCGAGCGAGGCGAGGTCGACGAAGCAGCCTTCGTCGACTGCGTCCGGACTTCCCTGCCCTACGCATGGGAGATGGTCAGCTCCCTGGTGGCACAGCTGAAGGTCGACGGCGGAGCGTTCGCCGACAACCAGACGCCCCCGCCGGACGAGCAGGCGCGCGGCCAGCTGCTGCGTGCGCTCGCGAGTGACGCCATACGCGGTGCACTGCAGCGGCACTTCGGGGTGCGGCTGGCCTTCCAGAACTGCCACCGGGTGGCGGTGTTCCCGTTGGACTCCTCGGTCGACGAGAAGCTGACCCGCTTCACCTCGGTGCGCAGCCAGGTGCTGAACCAGTCGCCCGAATTCCGGGACTGCTGA
- a CDS encoding LLM class flavin-dependent oxidoreductase, with protein MRVGSFVLGAQFPGQGQGEALHRAVRSAEVAEEAGLDTVWLAEHHFVPYGTCPSAVTLAALLLGRTRRIRVGTAVSVLPTVHPVALGEQAALLHVTSGGRFSLGVGRGGPWVDLEVFGAGLEAYEAGFPESLDLLVRWLREPAVGALGDRFRFREVPVVPRPSESLSEEPGPEVVVACTSPSSVRTAAERGLPMLLGMHVGDEEKAEMVALWRRHARAAGRPAAEVHGAAHVSAGVCQIADRRTDAAETLLKAMPGWLRQGLGAHVTVDGRERRMRDPYDYTELLCGLHPVGPPRLCADRLAATGERTGISRFALLVEGSGDLAATEENVRRLGAEVLPRLR; from the coding sequence ATGCGCGTAGGAAGTTTCGTGTTGGGGGCGCAGTTCCCGGGCCAGGGTCAGGGAGAGGCGCTGCACCGCGCGGTCCGCTCGGCGGAGGTCGCCGAGGAGGCCGGACTCGACACGGTCTGGTTGGCCGAGCACCACTTCGTGCCGTACGGCACGTGCCCGTCGGCCGTGACCCTGGCCGCGCTGCTGCTGGGCCGCACCCGGCGGATCCGGGTCGGCACCGCGGTCAGTGTGCTGCCCACCGTCCATCCCGTGGCGCTCGGCGAGCAGGCGGCGCTGTTGCACGTCACGAGCGGCGGCCGCTTCTCGCTGGGGGTGGGCCGGGGCGGCCCGTGGGTGGACCTGGAGGTGTTCGGCGCGGGCCTGGAAGCGTACGAGGCGGGTTTTCCGGAATCACTCGATCTGCTGGTGCGCTGGCTGCGCGAACCGGCCGTCGGCGCCTTGGGGGACCGCTTCCGGTTCCGCGAGGTGCCCGTCGTGCCGCGCCCCTCGGAGTCCCTGTCGGAGGAGCCGGGCCCGGAGGTCGTCGTGGCCTGCACGTCGCCGTCGAGTGTGCGCACGGCGGCCGAGCGGGGGCTGCCGATGCTCCTGGGGATGCACGTCGGCGACGAGGAGAAGGCGGAGATGGTCGCCCTGTGGCGGCGCCACGCCCGCGCGGCCGGGCGCCCGGCGGCCGAGGTGCACGGCGCGGCGCACGTCTCGGCCGGCGTCTGCCAGATCGCGGACCGGCGCACGGACGCGGCGGAGACCCTGCTCAAGGCGATGCCGGGCTGGCTGCGGCAGGGCCTGGGCGCCCATGTCACGGTGGACGGCCGGGAGCGGCGCATGCGCGACCCGTACGACTACACCGAGCTGCTCTGCGGACTCCACCCGGTGGGTCCGCCCCGCCTGTGCGCGGACCGGCTCGCGGCGACCGGCGAGCGCACCGGCATCTCCCGCTTCGCCCTCCTCGTCGAGGGTTCGGGCGATCTGGCGGCGACCGAGGAGAACGTACGGCGGCTCGGGGCCGAGGTGCTCCCCCGGCTCCGCTAG
- a CDS encoding ATP/GTP-binding protein — protein MSPRRNRPKEAGSPGRSAEEDGSGRYGGWQSAESWQGEEWSVRHVAGASAQGKSYRCPGCDQLIPDGVPHVVAWPAHSGVDDRRHWHKSCWNAKDRRTTRVQRSRNAPRF, from the coding sequence GTGTCCCCGCGTCGCAACCGACCCAAGGAAGCCGGTTCGCCCGGCCGGAGCGCCGAGGAGGACGGCTCCGGCCGCTACGGCGGCTGGCAGTCCGCGGAGAGCTGGCAGGGCGAGGAGTGGAGCGTACGGCACGTGGCGGGCGCGAGCGCGCAGGGGAAGTCGTACCGCTGCCCGGGCTGCGACCAGCTGATCCCGGACGGGGTGCCGCACGTGGTGGCCTGGCCGGCGCACTCGGGCGTCGACGACCGCCGGCACTGGCACAAGTCCTGCTGGAACGCGAAGGACCGCCGCACCACGCGGGTGCAGCGGTCCCGTAACGCGCCCAGGTTCTGA